The following are encoded in a window of Castanea sativa cultivar Marrone di Chiusa Pesio chromosome 5, ASM4071231v1 genomic DNA:
- the LOC142633389 gene encoding F-box/LRR-repeat protein At4g14103-like, which yields MDGSGLNQSSKKHKLNEEQGIVDGNSKCLENLPEEILRYIISLLPTNDAVRTSILCKKWEYLWTSIPNLGFKRGSKAKRTLFMNFVERVLLLHDSSDIKQFTLYCDVLHDGDASRIKAWISSAIRHNVQELVFDLNISEEQFSLPRCLFTCVTLTKLRFNFDIPCELKLPPTIYFTNLKLLTVRNVTFSDDYSTQKLFSGLPVLEEMFLEACIWVNLTAVSISSPKLHCLCIIDDERNSDDEDGCQVMIFGPGLKRFTYYGPLCNDYCLNNSCSLERVVIDVCDPGKTARQVAYRMYRLLSGLSTVKKLKLSSGAVEVLNYAAELLPHIPMFNNVMHLEFDGGPTYLDRVALSKILEKFPCLNTLEFPEGIDLSVNCKNADGILDPVPPCFLSHLRCIEVYCYAEVLNQLSAIKNLLKNAVALDKIVISSDNHFALDFEKQLVEFPRGSKTCKFIIY from the exons ATGGATGGAAGTGGTCTTAATCAAAGTTCAAAAAAACATAAGCTAAATGAAGAACAAGGCATTGTTGATGGGAACAGCAAATGTTTAGAGAATTTACCTGAAGAGATTCTTCGATACATCATTTCCTTACTTCCAACAAATGATGCTGTTAGAACAAGCATACTTTGTAAGAAATGGGAATACCTATGGACTTCCATTCCAAATCTTGGTTTTAAAAGAGGATCAAAGGCTAAGAGAACACTTTTCAtgaattttgtggagagagtgCTTCTTCTTCATGACTCCTCTGATATCAAACAATTCACCCTTTATTGTGATGTGCTACATGATGGCGATGCATCTCGTATAAAAGCATGGATCTCTTCTGCAATAAGGCATAATGTTCAAGAGTTGGTTTTCGACCTCAACATATCTGAAGAACAATTTTCATTGCCTCGTTGCTTGTTTACTTGCGTGACGCTGACAAAGTTACGATTTAATTTTGATATACCCTGTGAACTCAAACTTCCTCCTACAATTTATTTCACAAATCTCAAGCTCTTGACTGTTAGAAATGTTACATTTTCGGATGACTACTCAACCCAGAAGCTATTTTCTGGACTGCCAGTCCTTGAGGAAATGTTTTTAGAGGCCTGTATCTGGGTGAATCTCACAGCTGTGAGTATTTCTTCTCCTAAGCTTCATTGCCTGTGCATAATTGATGATGAGCGAAATTCGGATGATGAGGATGGTTGCCAGGTCATGATTTTTGGACCTGGCCTCAAAAGATTCACTTACTATGGTCCACTCTGCAATGACTATTGCTTAAATAACTCATGTTCACTAGAAAGGGTAGTGATTGATGTTTGTGACCCTGGTAAGACAGCAAGACAAGTTGCCTATCGCATGTATAGGCTCCTTAGTGGGCTTTCTACCgttaaaaaactaaaactttCTAGTGGTGCTGTTGAG GTTCTAAACTATGCTGCAGAACTCCTTCCCCATATTCCTATGTTCAATAATGTGATGCATTTGGAATTTGATGGTGGTCCAACATATCTTGATAGAGTGGCACTATCAAAGATACTGGAAAAATTTCCTTGTCTGAATACTCTTGAATTTCCTGAG GGGATCGATCTGTCTGTAAATTGTAAAAATGCTGATGGTATACTGGACCCAGTGCCTCCATGTTTCTTATCACACCTCAGGTGCATTGAAGTCTATTGTTATGCTGAAGTGCTGAACCAACTGTCTGCCATAAAAAATTTGCTCAAGAATGCGGTGGCCTTGGACAAGATAGTTATATCTTCCGATAACCATTTTGCACTGGACTTTGAGAAACAGTTGGTAGAGTTCCCCAGGGGATCAAAAACTTGTAAATTCATTATCTATTGA